The nucleotide sequence TCGAGGACCTGGCCGTCGGATTCCTCCGGACCGAAGGCCTCATCGAGAGCCCCCGCGCGATTGCCGAGTGCCGCGTCGCGCCGGACGGCGGGCGCATCGAGGTCCGGGCCGACGTGGACCCGGACCGGCTGGTGCTTTTCCGCGAGCGTGTGGCCACGAGCAGCGGGTGCGGGAGCGGCGCGTCGGCCGAGGCGGACGCCCTGCCCCGCCTGGCGAGCGACGCGCGATTCTCACCCGAAGACGTCCTGGCGCGGATGAAAGACCTCCTCCAGACCTCGGTCCTTTTCCGCGAGACGGGCGGCGTCCACGCCGCGGCGCTGACCGACGGCCGCGCGATCCTCGCATTCGCGGAAGACATCGGCCGGCACAATGCCGTGGACAAGGCCGTCGGGGCGGCGCTGCGGCAAGGGATGGACCTCGCGCACCTCGCGATCCTGACAACCGGCCGCGCCAGTTCCGACATCGTCGCCAAGGCCGTTCGCGCGGGAATCCCTGCCGTCGTCAGCCGAGGCGCCGTCACGTCGCGGGCGATCGAGTTAGGGCGGTCGGCCGACGCGGCCGTCGTCGGCTTCGCGCGCGGCGACCGGATGAACGTGTACACCGCCGCCTGGCGGTTCGGACCAGCCGAGGCACCGGACCGCAAATGACAACCGATGTCTCCGGAGGTGCGTCGCCATGATGGAGCCAGCCGAGGCCCTTCGGATCGTCCTTGAGAAATCGCCGCGGCTGGAGGCGGTGGAGGTTCCCCTGCCGGAAGCGGACGGCGCGGTCCTCGCCGAATCCGTCGCGAGCGACGCGGACCTGCCGCCATTCGACAAGAGCGCGATGGACGGCTACGCGGTCCGGTCCGCGGACCTCGCGCGCCTGCCCGCGGACCTGGCGGTCGTCGAATCGCTGCCCGCGGGGACGGCCCCGACGCGGCCAATCCAAGGCGGCACGTGCGCCAAGATCATGACGGGCGCCCCCGTGCCGGAGGGCGCCGACCGCGTGGTCAAGGTCGAAGACACCGAGGCGCTGCCCGATGGGCGCGTCCGGATTCTGCGGACGGACCCCGGCCGCAACATCTGTGTCCGCGGCGAGGACGTTCGCAAGGGCGAGACCGTGCTCGAGGTCGGCCGCGTCCTTCGCCCGCCCGAGATCGGCCTTTTGGCGTCGGTCGGGCGCGAGCGGGTCCGCATCGTCCGCCGGCCGACGGTCGCCGTCCTCGCGACGGGCGACGAACTGGTGTCCGTCTCGACGGTTCCCGGCCCGGGGCAGATTCGCGATGCGAATTCCTGGAGCCTGCTCGCCTGCTGCCGGCGCGCCGGCGTCGGGGCCGAGAGCCTCGGCGTCGCGCGCGACACTTTAGACCACCTGGGCGATAGAATCGCCCGCGGCCTCAAGCGCGACGTGCTGCTCGTCTCTGGCGGCGTCAGCGTCGGCGAATGGGACC is from Planctomycetota bacterium and encodes:
- the fdhD gene encoding formate dehydrogenase accessory sulfurtransferase FdhD, producing MTDSEPSQDRVRSERVWRVGAAGESDTVIVERAVELVLSGRVLVRIQCLPQRLEDLAVGFLRTEGLIESPRAIAECRVAPDGGRIEVRADVDPDRLVLFRERVATSSGCGSGASAEADALPRLASDARFSPEDVLARMKDLLQTSVLFRETGGVHAAALTDGRAILAFAEDIGRHNAVDKAVGAALRQGMDLAHLAILTTGRASSDIVAKAVRAGIPAVVSRGAVTSRAIELGRSADAAVVGFARGDRMNVYTAAWRFGPAEAPDRK
- a CDS encoding molybdopterin molybdotransferase MoeA — encoded protein: MMEPAEALRIVLEKSPRLEAVEVPLPEADGAVLAESVASDADLPPFDKSAMDGYAVRSADLARLPADLAVVESLPAGTAPTRPIQGGTCAKIMTGAPVPEGADRVVKVEDTEALPDGRVRILRTDPGRNICVRGEDVRKGETVLEVGRVLRPPEIGLLASVGRERVRIVRRPTVAVLATGDELVSVSTVPGPGQIRDANSWSLLACCRRAGVGAESLGVARDTLDHLGDRIARGLKRDVLLVSGGVSVGEWDLVPKVLRDLGVTIHFATVRMKPGKPTLFATHGRGLVFGLPGNPVSTIVGFHLFVLPALRKMMGRADPAPPTVTATLAAPVKVRGGRTAFVPAVLRREGEMWAAEVIETRGSADLVGFSRADALLALEPGTHPAGTRVEAYPIDPRF